In Zingiber officinale cultivar Zhangliang chromosome 6A, Zo_v1.1, whole genome shotgun sequence, a single genomic region encodes these proteins:
- the LOC121997516 gene encoding uncharacterized protein LOC121997516: MEAKEPLDFEKEDQLLNATPRKRRKVIGLDDLLTDYYEAINKVVDCKPKNKSFCKGYNSDEDEKTQRKKERMLSKFVENCEKQVNEMNTEDEIPLWNQRLFGQQKSPPLFESMSLSNCQLLQFPSVGDLDSVFQCNAGQEECFLEGLLVNRWLAKLTFISGHVEDSVANWVFHKLLYSPNEDIEDAACEFWCDILLSKDEADKPLVSLGWFPNYHKLMEALESYGYMADMFDSHSTSSKEAQPDCLEGPPRNISSWIKLLCLCCQIRSYHQSIFSKSEAEELLGIIIHVVLDRQLQGLLLTLNECMQSMIGYFREDEWDASCEKVARSVVSRIPNDINSLRILECISVTNNRSKHLRSQIALQFLILHLGEKVNSHREVLEFLLSVNMKEKDCDFLKIYIYLVLVENSLLCHPPREDLVLTDLWCKYLQNCSTQITSTDWRSYASKVRSKASYILQSTTQRNC, from the exons ATGGAGGCAAAGGAGCCTCTTGattttgagaaggaagaccagCTTCTGAATGCTACCCCTCGTAAAAG GAGAAAGGTTATTGGTTTGGATGATCTTCTTACTGATTATTATGAAGCGATAAATAAAGTTGTAGATTGCAAGCCCAAGAATAAGTCTTTCTGTAAAGGATATAATTCAGATGAAGATGAAAAAActcaaagaaagaaagagagaatgCTATCTAAGTTTGTGGAGAACTGCGAGAAACAG GTCAACGAGATGAATACGGAAGATGAAATTCCATTATGGAATCAAAGACTTTTTGGACAACAG AAGTCTCCACCATTATTTGAATCCATGAGTTTGTCAAATTGTCAACTTCTGCAGTTCCCATCAGTAGGCGATCTTGATTCAGTTTTTCAATGTAATGCAGGGCAAG AAGAATGCTTCCTCGAAGGATTGTTGGTGAATAGATGGCTAGCTAAATTGACTTTCATATCTGGCCATGTGGAAGACTCTGTGGCAAATTGGGTGTTCCACAAAT TGCTATATTCTCCAAACGAGGACATAGAAGATGCTGCTTGTGAGTTCTGGTGTGATATTCTTCTATCTAAAGATGAG GCTGATAAACCACTTGTATCACTGGGATGGTTTCCTAACTATCACAAACTAATGGAAGCTCTGGAAAGCTATGGATATATGGCCGATATGTTTGATAGTCATTCGACATCTTCGAAAGAAGCCCAACCAG ATTGTCTTGAAGGACCACCTCGAAATATTAGTTCCTGGATTAAACTTTTGTGTTTGTGTTGTCAGATAAG GAGTTATCACCAATCTATCTTCTCTAAGTCAGAAGCAGAGGAACTCCTTGGTATAATTATTCACGTTGTGTTGGATCGCCAACTTCAGGGCTTGTTACTGACTTTAAATGAGTGCATGCAATCCATGATTGGATATTTTCGAGAGGATGAGTGGGATGCTAGTTGTGAAAAAGTAGCTCGGTCTGTTGTTTCCAG AATCCCAAATGATATAAACTCTTTAAGGATCTTGGAATGCATATCTGTTACTAACAACCGTAGCAAGCATCTCAGAAGTCAAATCGCCCTTCAATTCCTTATACTACACTTGGGCGAAAAG GTGAATAGCCATAGAGAAGTTCTGGAGTTCCTTTTGTCTGTCAATATGAAGGAAAAAGACTGTGATTTCCTCAAGATATACATCTATTTGGTTTTAGTAGAGAATTCGCTCTTGTGTCATCCTCCGCGTGAAGATCTTGTACTTACCGACCTGTGGTGCAAATATTTGCAAAACTGCTCGACCCAAATCACAAGCACAGATTGGAGATCATATGCATCAAAG GTTCGAAGTAAAGCCTCATACATATTGCAAAGCACCACTCAAAGAAATTGCTGA
- the LOC121997518 gene encoding nucleolin 2-like isoform X4: protein MGKSSKKTNVEVAPAIPAVSAKPGKKGKRDAEVTLEKEGSAKKQKKEIENAVPKGDIRNLKKALKNAPLKKKPETSSSEDDSSSDSEEVKVPPKKQSKLAKSLKKKSSSSEESSSDDEPVKTVPASDKKAAVATKNGSFAAVTKKGKESSSSESDSDEDEDDSDESDVAPQLKKSKIMDSVPSAKTKPVTKIVKKESSSSEEDEDDSSEESSDDEPSKQQQAKKDSVSSSKTKPVAKTVKKESSSSEEDEDDSSEESSDDEPSKQQQIKKVIQASKKSNSSDSSEESSDEESEDEEPLKTPKKDNDVEMKDASVVSAEKQTATKSEKKTNQAPGSRTLFIGNLSYDVGQDDVAEFFKTAGEVVDVRLATAEDGSFKGFGHVEFATEEDAKKALELNGNELFGRGVRLDVARERGSYTPQSGKDNYQKGSKGQSQTIFVKGFDRSLEEDQVRSSLEEHFGSCGDITRISVPKDYETGAPKGIAYIDFKDQESFNKAYELNGSDLGGYTLTVDEAKPRTDNRDGGWSGGRDGGGRSGGRFGGRDGGRRGGRGDRGRGRDFGGRGRGRGRGGAPFRPQSAGTASTGSITRKKTTFGDD from the exons ATGGGAAagtcaagcaagaaaaccaatgtTGAG GTTGCACCAGCCATTCCAGCGGTATCTGCAAAGCCTGGTAAAAAAG GCAAGAGGGATGCTGAAGTGACCTTAGAGAAAGAAGGAAGCGCAAAGAAGCAGAAGAAAGAAATTGAGAATGCTGTTCCAAAGGGGGACATCAGGAACCTTAAGAAGGCTCTTAAGAATGCCCCATTGAAAAAGAAACCAGAAACAAGCAGTTCAGAAGATGATTCCTCATCTGACTCTGAAGAA GTTAAAGTTCCTCCAAAGAAGCAGAGTAAATTGGCAAAATCTCTGAAAAAAAAGTCAAGTAGTAGTGAAGAATCTTCTTCGGATGAT GAACCTGTGAAGACAGTTCCTGCTTCAGATAAAAAAGCTGCAGTTGCCACTAAGAATGGTTCGTTTGCTGCTGTAaccaaaaaaggaaaagaaagcagcagctctGAAAGTGATTCTGATGAGGATGAA gaTGACTCTGATGAGAGTGATGTTGCGCCACAACTGAAGAAGTCGAAAATTATG GATTCTGTCCCATCTGCAAAAACCAAACCTGTTACTAAGATTGTCAAAAAAGAGAGCAGCAGTAGTGAGGAAGATGAGGATGATAGCTCTGAAGAAAGTTCAGATGATGAACCTTCAAAACAGCAACAAGCTAAGAAG GACTCTGTCTCATCTTCAAAAACTAAGCCTGTCGCTAAGACTGTCAAAAAAGAGAGCAGCAGTAGTGAGGAAGATGAGGATGATAGCTCTGAAGAAAGTTCAGATGATGAACCTTCAAAACAGCAACAAattaagaag GTGATTCAAGCATCTAAAAAGAGCAATAGCTCTGACTCATCTGAGGAATCTTCTGATGAGGAAAGTGAAGATGAGGAGCCACTTAAGACTCCGAAGAAG GATAATGATGTTGAGATGAAGGATGCTAGTGTGGTTAGTGCTGAAAAACAAACTGCCACGAAGTCTGAAAAGAAAACG AATCAAGCACCTGGATCTCGAACACTATTCATTGGAAACTTGTCCTATGATGTTGGACAGGATGATGT GGCTGAATTCTTCAAGACAGCAGGGGAAGTTGTTGATGTGCGTCTGGCTACAGCAGAAGATGGAAGCTTCAAGGGATTTGGCCATGTTGAATTTGCTACTGAGGAAGATGCTAAGAAG GCACTTGAATTGAATGGCAATGAATTATTTGGTCGTGGTGTTAGACTTGATGTGGCCCGTGAAAGAGGTTCCTATACCCCTCAGAGTGG CAAGGATAACTACCAAAAGGGAAGCAAAGGTCAGAGTCAAACCATATTCGTGAAAGGCTTCGATAGATCACTTGAAGAGGATCAG GTTAGGAGCTCTCTGGAGGAGCATTTTGGCTCATGTGGAGATATTACTCGAATCTCTGTTCCCAAGGATTATGAAACTGGAGCTCCCAAAGG GATTGCATACATAGACTTTAAGGATCAGGAAAGCTTCAACAAGGCGTATGAGCTCAATGGCTCTGATCTTGGAGGATACACATTAACTGTGGATGAGGCAAAGCCGAGAACTGATAATCGTGATGGTGGCTGGAGTGGTGGCAGGGATGGTGGAGGTAGAAGTGGTGGGAGATTTGGTGGAAGAGATGGTGGCAGACGTGGTGGAAGGGGTGACCGTGGCAGGGGACGTGACTTTGGCGGCAGGGGCCGAGGCCGTGGCCGTGGCGGTGCACCATTCAGGCCGCAAAGTGCTGGGACAGCTAGTACAGGTTCTATTACAA GGAAGAAGACCACTTTCGGGGATGATTAG
- the LOC121997518 gene encoding nucleolin 2-like isoform X2, with product MGKSSKKTNVEVAPAIPAVSAKPGKKGKRDAEVTLEKEGSAKKQKKEIENAVPKGDIRNLKKALKNAPLKKKPETSSSEDDSSSDSEEVKVPPKKQSKLAKSLKKKSSSSEESSSDDEPVKTVPASDKKAAVATKNGSFAAVTKKGKESSSSESDSDEDEDDSDESDVAPQLKKSKIMDSVPSAKTKPVTKIVKKESSSSEEDEDDSSEESSDDEPSKQQQAKKDSAPSSKTKPVTKIVKKESSSSEEDEDDSSEESSDDEPSKQQQAKKDSVPSAKTKPVAKIVKKESSNSEEDEDDSSEESSDDEPSKQQQAKKDSVSSSKTKPVAKTVKKESSSSEEDEDDSSEESSDDEPSKQQQIKKVIQASKKSNSSDSSEESSDEESEDEEPLKTPKKDNDVEMKDASVVSAEKQTATKSEKKTNQAPGSRTLFIGNLSYDVGQDDVAEFFKTAGEVVDVRLATAEDGSFKGFGHVEFATEEDAKKALELNGNELFGRGVRLDVARERGSYTPQSGKDNYQKGSKGQSQTIFVKGFDRSLEEDQVRSSLEEHFGSCGDITRISVPKDYETGAPKGIAYIDFKDQESFNKAYELNGSDLGGYTLTVDEAKPRTDNRDGGWSGGRDGGGRSGGRFGGRDGGRRGGRGDRGRGRDFGGRGRGRGRGGAPFRPQSAGTASTGKKTTFGDD from the exons ATGGGAAagtcaagcaagaaaaccaatgtTGAG GTTGCACCAGCCATTCCAGCGGTATCTGCAAAGCCTGGTAAAAAAG GCAAGAGGGATGCTGAAGTGACCTTAGAGAAAGAAGGAAGCGCAAAGAAGCAGAAGAAAGAAATTGAGAATGCTGTTCCAAAGGGGGACATCAGGAACCTTAAGAAGGCTCTTAAGAATGCCCCATTGAAAAAGAAACCAGAAACAAGCAGTTCAGAAGATGATTCCTCATCTGACTCTGAAGAA GTTAAAGTTCCTCCAAAGAAGCAGAGTAAATTGGCAAAATCTCTGAAAAAAAAGTCAAGTAGTAGTGAAGAATCTTCTTCGGATGAT GAACCTGTGAAGACAGTTCCTGCTTCAGATAAAAAAGCTGCAGTTGCCACTAAGAATGGTTCGTTTGCTGCTGTAaccaaaaaaggaaaagaaagcagcagctctGAAAGTGATTCTGATGAGGATGAA gaTGACTCTGATGAGAGTGATGTTGCGCCACAACTGAAGAAGTCGAAAATTATG GATTCTGTCCCATCTGCAAAAACCAAACCTGTTACTAAGATTGTCAAAAAAGAGAGCAGCAGTAGTGAGGAAGATGAGGATGATAGCTCTGAAGAAAGTTCAGATGATGAACCTTCAAAACAGCAACAAGCTAAGAAG gATTCTGCCCCATCTTCAAAAACTAAACCTGTTACTAAGATTGTCAAAAAAGAGAGCAGCAGTAGTGAGGAAGATGAGGATGATAGCTCTGAAGAAAGTTCAGATGATGAACCTTCAAAACAGCAACAAGCTAAGAAG GATTCTGTCCCATCTGCAAAAACCAAACCTGTTGCTAAGATTGTCAAAAAAGAGAGCAGCAATAGTGAGGAAGATGAGGATGATAGCTCTGAAGAAAGTTCAGATGATGAACCTTCAAAACAGCAACAAGCTAAGAAG GACTCTGTCTCATCTTCAAAAACTAAGCCTGTCGCTAAGACTGTCAAAAAAGAGAGCAGCAGTAGTGAGGAAGATGAGGATGATAGCTCTGAAGAAAGTTCAGATGATGAACCTTCAAAACAGCAACAAattaagaag GTGATTCAAGCATCTAAAAAGAGCAATAGCTCTGACTCATCTGAGGAATCTTCTGATGAGGAAAGTGAAGATGAGGAGCCACTTAAGACTCCGAAGAAG GATAATGATGTTGAGATGAAGGATGCTAGTGTGGTTAGTGCTGAAAAACAAACTGCCACGAAGTCTGAAAAGAAAACG AATCAAGCACCTGGATCTCGAACACTATTCATTGGAAACTTGTCCTATGATGTTGGACAGGATGATGT GGCTGAATTCTTCAAGACAGCAGGGGAAGTTGTTGATGTGCGTCTGGCTACAGCAGAAGATGGAAGCTTCAAGGGATTTGGCCATGTTGAATTTGCTACTGAGGAAGATGCTAAGAAG GCACTTGAATTGAATGGCAATGAATTATTTGGTCGTGGTGTTAGACTTGATGTGGCCCGTGAAAGAGGTTCCTATACCCCTCAGAGTGG CAAGGATAACTACCAAAAGGGAAGCAAAGGTCAGAGTCAAACCATATTCGTGAAAGGCTTCGATAGATCACTTGAAGAGGATCAG GTTAGGAGCTCTCTGGAGGAGCATTTTGGCTCATGTGGAGATATTACTCGAATCTCTGTTCCCAAGGATTATGAAACTGGAGCTCCCAAAGG GATTGCATACATAGACTTTAAGGATCAGGAAAGCTTCAACAAGGCGTATGAGCTCAATGGCTCTGATCTTGGAGGATACACATTAACTGTGGATGAGGCAAAGCCGAGAACTGATAATCGTGATGGTGGCTGGAGTGGTGGCAGGGATGGTGGAGGTAGAAGTGGTGGGAGATTTGGTGGAAGAGATGGTGGCAGACGTGGTGGAAGGGGTGACCGTGGCAGGGGACGTGACTTTGGCGGCAGGGGCCGAGGCCGTGGCCGTGGCGGTGCACCATTCAGGCCGCAAAGTGCTGGGACAGCTAGTACAG GGAAGAAGACCACTTTCGGGGATGATTAG
- the LOC121997518 gene encoding nucleolin 2-like isoform X1 — protein sequence MGKSSKKTNVEVAPAIPAVSAKPGKKGKRDAEVTLEKEGSAKKQKKEIENAVPKGDIRNLKKALKNAPLKKKPETSSSEDDSSSDSEEVKVPPKKQSKLAKSLKKKSSSSEESSSDDEPVKTVPASDKKAAVATKNGSFAAVTKKGKESSSSESDSDEDEDDSDESDVAPQLKKSKIMDSVPSAKTKPVTKIVKKESSSSEEDEDDSSEESSDDEPSKQQQAKKDSAPSSKTKPVTKIVKKESSSSEEDEDDSSEESSDDEPSKQQQAKKDSVPSAKTKPVAKIVKKESSNSEEDEDDSSEESSDDEPSKQQQAKKDSVSSSKTKPVAKTVKKESSSSEEDEDDSSEESSDDEPSKQQQIKKVIQASKKSNSSDSSEESSDEESEDEEPLKTPKKDNDVEMKDASVVSAEKQTATKSEKKTNQAPGSRTLFIGNLSYDVGQDDVAEFFKTAGEVVDVRLATAEDGSFKGFGHVEFATEEDAKKALELNGNELFGRGVRLDVARERGSYTPQSGKDNYQKGSKGQSQTIFVKGFDRSLEEDQVRSSLEEHFGSCGDITRISVPKDYETGAPKGIAYIDFKDQESFNKAYELNGSDLGGYTLTVDEAKPRTDNRDGGWSGGRDGGGRSGGRFGGRDGGRRGGRGDRGRGRDFGGRGRGRGRGGAPFRPQSAGTASTGSITRKKTTFGDD from the exons ATGGGAAagtcaagcaagaaaaccaatgtTGAG GTTGCACCAGCCATTCCAGCGGTATCTGCAAAGCCTGGTAAAAAAG GCAAGAGGGATGCTGAAGTGACCTTAGAGAAAGAAGGAAGCGCAAAGAAGCAGAAGAAAGAAATTGAGAATGCTGTTCCAAAGGGGGACATCAGGAACCTTAAGAAGGCTCTTAAGAATGCCCCATTGAAAAAGAAACCAGAAACAAGCAGTTCAGAAGATGATTCCTCATCTGACTCTGAAGAA GTTAAAGTTCCTCCAAAGAAGCAGAGTAAATTGGCAAAATCTCTGAAAAAAAAGTCAAGTAGTAGTGAAGAATCTTCTTCGGATGAT GAACCTGTGAAGACAGTTCCTGCTTCAGATAAAAAAGCTGCAGTTGCCACTAAGAATGGTTCGTTTGCTGCTGTAaccaaaaaaggaaaagaaagcagcagctctGAAAGTGATTCTGATGAGGATGAA gaTGACTCTGATGAGAGTGATGTTGCGCCACAACTGAAGAAGTCGAAAATTATG GATTCTGTCCCATCTGCAAAAACCAAACCTGTTACTAAGATTGTCAAAAAAGAGAGCAGCAGTAGTGAGGAAGATGAGGATGATAGCTCTGAAGAAAGTTCAGATGATGAACCTTCAAAACAGCAACAAGCTAAGAAG gATTCTGCCCCATCTTCAAAAACTAAACCTGTTACTAAGATTGTCAAAAAAGAGAGCAGCAGTAGTGAGGAAGATGAGGATGATAGCTCTGAAGAAAGTTCAGATGATGAACCTTCAAAACAGCAACAAGCTAAGAAG GATTCTGTCCCATCTGCAAAAACCAAACCTGTTGCTAAGATTGTCAAAAAAGAGAGCAGCAATAGTGAGGAAGATGAGGATGATAGCTCTGAAGAAAGTTCAGATGATGAACCTTCAAAACAGCAACAAGCTAAGAAG GACTCTGTCTCATCTTCAAAAACTAAGCCTGTCGCTAAGACTGTCAAAAAAGAGAGCAGCAGTAGTGAGGAAGATGAGGATGATAGCTCTGAAGAAAGTTCAGATGATGAACCTTCAAAACAGCAACAAattaagaag GTGATTCAAGCATCTAAAAAGAGCAATAGCTCTGACTCATCTGAGGAATCTTCTGATGAGGAAAGTGAAGATGAGGAGCCACTTAAGACTCCGAAGAAG GATAATGATGTTGAGATGAAGGATGCTAGTGTGGTTAGTGCTGAAAAACAAACTGCCACGAAGTCTGAAAAGAAAACG AATCAAGCACCTGGATCTCGAACACTATTCATTGGAAACTTGTCCTATGATGTTGGACAGGATGATGT GGCTGAATTCTTCAAGACAGCAGGGGAAGTTGTTGATGTGCGTCTGGCTACAGCAGAAGATGGAAGCTTCAAGGGATTTGGCCATGTTGAATTTGCTACTGAGGAAGATGCTAAGAAG GCACTTGAATTGAATGGCAATGAATTATTTGGTCGTGGTGTTAGACTTGATGTGGCCCGTGAAAGAGGTTCCTATACCCCTCAGAGTGG CAAGGATAACTACCAAAAGGGAAGCAAAGGTCAGAGTCAAACCATATTCGTGAAAGGCTTCGATAGATCACTTGAAGAGGATCAG GTTAGGAGCTCTCTGGAGGAGCATTTTGGCTCATGTGGAGATATTACTCGAATCTCTGTTCCCAAGGATTATGAAACTGGAGCTCCCAAAGG GATTGCATACATAGACTTTAAGGATCAGGAAAGCTTCAACAAGGCGTATGAGCTCAATGGCTCTGATCTTGGAGGATACACATTAACTGTGGATGAGGCAAAGCCGAGAACTGATAATCGTGATGGTGGCTGGAGTGGTGGCAGGGATGGTGGAGGTAGAAGTGGTGGGAGATTTGGTGGAAGAGATGGTGGCAGACGTGGTGGAAGGGGTGACCGTGGCAGGGGACGTGACTTTGGCGGCAGGGGCCGAGGCCGTGGCCGTGGCGGTGCACCATTCAGGCCGCAAAGTGCTGGGACAGCTAGTACAGGTTCTATTACAA GGAAGAAGACCACTTTCGGGGATGATTAG
- the LOC121997518 gene encoding nucleolin 2-like isoform X3 encodes MGKSSKKTNVEVAPAIPAVSAKPGKKGKRDAEVTLEKEGSAKKQKKEIENAVPKGDIRNLKKALKNAPLKKKPETSSSEDDSSSDSEEVKVPPKKQSKLAKSLKKKSSSSEESSSDDEPVKTVPASDKKAAVATKNGSFAAVTKKGKESSSSESDSDEDEDDSDESDVAPQLKKSKIMDSVPSAKTKPVAKIVKKESSNSEEDEDDSSEESSDDEPSKQQQAKKDSVSSSKTKPVAKTVKKESSSSEEDEDDSSEESSDDEPSKQQQIKKVIQASKKSNSSDSSEESSDEESEDEEPLKTPKKDNDVEMKDASVVSAEKQTATKSEKKTNQAPGSRTLFIGNLSYDVGQDDVAEFFKTAGEVVDVRLATAEDGSFKGFGHVEFATEEDAKKALELNGNELFGRGVRLDVARERGSYTPQSGKDNYQKGSKGQSQTIFVKGFDRSLEEDQVRSSLEEHFGSCGDITRISVPKDYETGAPKGIAYIDFKDQESFNKAYELNGSDLGGYTLTVDEAKPRTDNRDGGWSGGRDGGGRSGGRFGGRDGGRRGGRGDRGRGRDFGGRGRGRGRGGAPFRPQSAGTASTGSITRKKTTFGDD; translated from the exons ATGGGAAagtcaagcaagaaaaccaatgtTGAG GTTGCACCAGCCATTCCAGCGGTATCTGCAAAGCCTGGTAAAAAAG GCAAGAGGGATGCTGAAGTGACCTTAGAGAAAGAAGGAAGCGCAAAGAAGCAGAAGAAAGAAATTGAGAATGCTGTTCCAAAGGGGGACATCAGGAACCTTAAGAAGGCTCTTAAGAATGCCCCATTGAAAAAGAAACCAGAAACAAGCAGTTCAGAAGATGATTCCTCATCTGACTCTGAAGAA GTTAAAGTTCCTCCAAAGAAGCAGAGTAAATTGGCAAAATCTCTGAAAAAAAAGTCAAGTAGTAGTGAAGAATCTTCTTCGGATGAT GAACCTGTGAAGACAGTTCCTGCTTCAGATAAAAAAGCTGCAGTTGCCACTAAGAATGGTTCGTTTGCTGCTGTAaccaaaaaaggaaaagaaagcagcagctctGAAAGTGATTCTGATGAGGATGAA gaTGACTCTGATGAGAGTGATGTTGCGCCACAACTGAAGAAGTCGAAAATTATG GATTCTGTCCCATCTGCAAAAACCAAACCTGTTGCTAAGATTGTCAAAAAAGAGAGCAGCAATAGTGAGGAAGATGAGGATGATAGCTCTGAAGAAAGTTCAGATGATGAACCTTCAAAACAGCAACAAGCTAAGAAG GACTCTGTCTCATCTTCAAAAACTAAGCCTGTCGCTAAGACTGTCAAAAAAGAGAGCAGCAGTAGTGAGGAAGATGAGGATGATAGCTCTGAAGAAAGTTCAGATGATGAACCTTCAAAACAGCAACAAattaagaag GTGATTCAAGCATCTAAAAAGAGCAATAGCTCTGACTCATCTGAGGAATCTTCTGATGAGGAAAGTGAAGATGAGGAGCCACTTAAGACTCCGAAGAAG GATAATGATGTTGAGATGAAGGATGCTAGTGTGGTTAGTGCTGAAAAACAAACTGCCACGAAGTCTGAAAAGAAAACG AATCAAGCACCTGGATCTCGAACACTATTCATTGGAAACTTGTCCTATGATGTTGGACAGGATGATGT GGCTGAATTCTTCAAGACAGCAGGGGAAGTTGTTGATGTGCGTCTGGCTACAGCAGAAGATGGAAGCTTCAAGGGATTTGGCCATGTTGAATTTGCTACTGAGGAAGATGCTAAGAAG GCACTTGAATTGAATGGCAATGAATTATTTGGTCGTGGTGTTAGACTTGATGTGGCCCGTGAAAGAGGTTCCTATACCCCTCAGAGTGG CAAGGATAACTACCAAAAGGGAAGCAAAGGTCAGAGTCAAACCATATTCGTGAAAGGCTTCGATAGATCACTTGAAGAGGATCAG GTTAGGAGCTCTCTGGAGGAGCATTTTGGCTCATGTGGAGATATTACTCGAATCTCTGTTCCCAAGGATTATGAAACTGGAGCTCCCAAAGG GATTGCATACATAGACTTTAAGGATCAGGAAAGCTTCAACAAGGCGTATGAGCTCAATGGCTCTGATCTTGGAGGATACACATTAACTGTGGATGAGGCAAAGCCGAGAACTGATAATCGTGATGGTGGCTGGAGTGGTGGCAGGGATGGTGGAGGTAGAAGTGGTGGGAGATTTGGTGGAAGAGATGGTGGCAGACGTGGTGGAAGGGGTGACCGTGGCAGGGGACGTGACTTTGGCGGCAGGGGCCGAGGCCGTGGCCGTGGCGGTGCACCATTCAGGCCGCAAAGTGCTGGGACAGCTAGTACAGGTTCTATTACAA GGAAGAAGACCACTTTCGGGGATGATTAG